From the genome of Egicoccus sp. AB-alg6-2, one region includes:
- the map gene encoding type I methionyl aminopeptidase → MIIRKSRKDIGALREAGRVVARAHRAMRAAADVGVTLRDLDEVARDVLREHGATSAFLDYHPHFAPRPFPGVICASKNDVVVHGIPTDEPLEDGDLLSIDFGAILDGWVGDAAVTFSIGTPRDGDERLRQGAEDALAAGIAAAVPGARLGDVGAAIGAIGRGLGFGIPQGWGGHGVGRQMHEDPSVPNEGEPGRGLRLRPGLVIAIEPMFMAGGNDDVRLDEDGWTIRTVDGSRASHAEHTIAVTDDGPLVLTEP, encoded by the coding sequence GTGATCATCCGCAAGTCGCGCAAGGACATCGGCGCGCTGCGCGAGGCCGGGCGCGTCGTCGCCCGGGCGCACCGGGCGATGCGTGCCGCCGCCGACGTCGGCGTGACGCTGCGCGACCTCGACGAGGTCGCCCGCGACGTGCTGCGCGAGCACGGCGCGACCTCGGCGTTCCTCGACTACCACCCCCACTTCGCGCCGCGCCCGTTCCCCGGCGTCATCTGCGCTTCCAAGAATGACGTCGTCGTCCACGGCATCCCCACCGACGAACCGCTGGAGGACGGCGACCTGCTCAGCATCGACTTCGGGGCGATCCTCGACGGGTGGGTCGGCGATGCCGCCGTCACCTTCAGCATCGGTACCCCCCGCGACGGCGACGAGCGGTTGCGGCAGGGCGCCGAGGACGCACTCGCGGCCGGTATCGCGGCCGCGGTGCCCGGCGCGCGACTCGGTGACGTCGGGGCGGCGATCGGCGCCATCGGCCGCGGCCTGGGCTTCGGCATCCCGCAGGGCTGGGGTGGTCACGGCGTGGGCCGCCAGATGCACGAGGACCCCTCCGTGCCCAACGAGGGTGAGCCCGGTCGGGGCCTGCGACTGCGGCCCGGCCTGGTGATCGCGATCGAGCCGATGTTCATGGCCGGCGGCAACGACGACGTGCGCCTCGACGAGGACGGGTGGACGATCCGCACCGTCGACGGCTCACGGGCCTCGCACGCCGAGCACACCATCGCCGTCACCGACGACGGCCCGCTGGTCCTGACCGAGCCCTGA
- a CDS encoding helix-hairpin-helix domain-containing protein codes for MILLSLVLVVAAAVLLVLGWFQDGLTLIYLSIAACLLSMLLLGASVLLRRRGDATGTPAPLVGGTAPASAATTGPVTDNDADAPEAVRPDRRAAVVRRSAPATSPVADTPDPLAGVRGLGPSRRAALLERFGTVEAIRAASVEELSEVAGMTPALAQSVQEQLR; via the coding sequence GTGATCCTGCTCAGCCTCGTGCTGGTCGTGGCCGCGGCGGTGCTCCTGGTGCTCGGGTGGTTCCAGGACGGCCTGACGCTGATCTACCTCTCGATCGCCGCCTGCCTGCTGTCGATGCTGCTGCTCGGCGCCAGCGTCCTGCTGCGCCGACGCGGTGATGCGACGGGGACCCCGGCGCCTCTCGTCGGCGGCACCGCGCCGGCGTCTGCCGCCACGACCGGGCCCGTGACCGACAACGACGCGGACGCGCCCGAAGCGGTCCGTCCCGATCGACGAGCCGCCGTCGTCCGGCGGTCGGCACCGGCCACCAGTCCGGTCGCCGACACCCCGGATCCGCTCGCCGGGGTCCGCGGGCTCGGTCCGAGCCGGCGCGCAGCCCTGCTCGAGCGATTCGGCACCGTCGAGGCGATCCGTGCGGCGTCCGTCGAGGAACTGAGCGAGGTCGCGGGGATGACCCCGGCGCTGGCGCAGTCGGTCCAGGAGCAGCTGCGCTGA
- a CDS encoding TraR/DksA family transcriptional regulator — protein sequence MARKNTLSKKQLDGLRQELLDERATLTNQVADLDAEADVNNWREGGFDDDPADAGSASFERETAQSLSNHARRLLSQIDDALRRMDAGAYGTCERCGNAIETARLEALPYATLCMDCKRRDETGR from the coding sequence ATGGCACGCAAGAACACCCTCTCCAAGAAGCAGCTCGACGGTCTCCGTCAGGAGTTGCTCGACGAGCGTGCCACGCTGACCAACCAGGTCGCGGACCTCGACGCCGAGGCGGACGTCAACAACTGGCGCGAGGGCGGGTTCGACGACGACCCGGCGGACGCGGGCTCGGCCAGCTTCGAGCGTGAGACCGCCCAGTCGCTGTCCAACCACGCGCGACGGCTGCTGTCGCAGATCGACGACGCGCTCCGACGGATGGACGCCGGCGCCTACGGCACCTGCGAACGGTGCGGGAACGCGATCGAGACCGCCCGGCTCGAAGCGCTGCCCTATGCGACGCTGTGCATGGACTGCAAGCGCCGGGACGAGACCGGCCGGTGA
- the ileS gene encoding isoleucine--tRNA ligase, which yields MSTWPTVAAQPDLPRLEEAVLERWRELDVFARSLRQRADGPVWTFYEGPPTANGRPGTHHVEARTFKDIFPRYRTMKGDFVRRKGGWDCHGLPVELEVEKELGLNSKADIEAYGIEKFNAHCRDSVLRYVDVWERLTERIGFWIDTDDPYRTMDATYVDSLWWGLKELWDRELIFEDFRVAPYCGRCGTALSDAEVAQGYQQIDDPSVYVRFPVLDGPLADEGAALVVWTTTPWTLPSNTACAVGPDVRYQLVRSNGELLVLAADLVDAVLGADASADGEQGPGHEVVRELTADDLVGLHYEAPFTIVAPDEGQDWRVVVAADFVTTTDGSGIVHLAPAFGADDMEIGRANGLPVLNPVDREGRFTVGPWAGTFVKDADPAIIEALTASGRLLRAARYTHAYPHCWRCKRPLIYYAKPSWYIRTTAVRDQLLANNAGIDWHPEHIRDGRFGNWLENNVDWALSRDRYWGTPLPFWRCDTGHVTVVGSRAELSRLTGEDHSELDPHRPYVDEVVLDCGECGEPAQRVPDVADAWFDSGAMPYAQWGYPHQGQEEFARHFPADYICEAIDQTRGWFYTLLAESTLLFGESSYRTCVCLGHIVDEDGRKMSKSLGNILDPWELIGSHGADAMRWLMLAEGNPWVSRRVGPQLLEDVVRRFLLTIWNTHVFFTTYATIDGFDVHAPAPAVGDRPASDRWVLAELADLTSTVDRALQHYDVSTATRRLERFVDDLSNWYVRRNRRRFWKAAADDPADKAAAYHTLHTCLTTLSQLLAPFTPFFAERLWLDLVVSQDPEAPVSVHLTDFPVADPDWVDDDLRAAMVTARRVVELGRQARTTSAVKVRQPLARALVTVPESERAGLASLVADVAEELNVRQVELGDGTGDLVERSLKPNFRALGPAFGKQSPLVGNALRDAGPDEAADVAASLAREGQAQLAVGDGTVTVTTDMVEVVESPRTGWAVASQGSTSFALDTALTRELEVEGAARELVRAVNDLRKGEGLALDDRIALTVAVSPPDLDAELAAAGLYDLLGREVLATRVVRDEPEQPREVDLGPGSARVAIEVAT from the coding sequence ATGAGCACCTGGCCCACCGTCGCCGCCCAGCCCGATCTGCCTCGGCTCGAGGAAGCGGTCCTCGAACGCTGGCGCGAGCTGGACGTGTTCGCCCGGAGCCTGCGTCAGCGCGCGGACGGACCGGTGTGGACCTTCTACGAGGGCCCGCCGACCGCCAACGGGCGGCCCGGCACCCACCACGTCGAAGCCCGCACGTTCAAGGACATCTTCCCGCGCTACCGCACCATGAAGGGCGACTTCGTGCGCCGCAAGGGCGGGTGGGACTGTCACGGCCTGCCGGTGGAGCTCGAGGTCGAGAAGGAACTCGGACTCAACTCGAAGGCCGACATCGAGGCCTACGGCATCGAGAAGTTCAACGCCCACTGCCGCGACTCGGTCCTGCGCTACGTCGACGTGTGGGAGCGGTTGACCGAGCGCATCGGCTTCTGGATCGACACCGACGACCCGTACCGCACGATGGACGCCACCTACGTCGACTCGCTGTGGTGGGGTCTGAAGGAGTTGTGGGACCGAGAACTCATCTTCGAGGACTTCCGGGTCGCGCCCTACTGCGGGCGCTGCGGCACGGCACTGTCGGACGCCGAGGTCGCCCAGGGCTACCAGCAGATCGACGACCCCAGCGTCTACGTCCGCTTCCCCGTCCTCGACGGACCGCTCGCCGACGAGGGCGCCGCGCTGGTGGTGTGGACCACGACGCCGTGGACCCTGCCGTCCAACACGGCGTGCGCGGTCGGCCCCGACGTGCGCTACCAGCTCGTTCGCAGCAACGGTGAGCTGCTGGTGCTCGCGGCGGATCTGGTCGACGCCGTACTCGGCGCCGACGCGTCGGCCGACGGGGAGCAGGGACCCGGCCACGAGGTGGTGCGCGAGCTGACGGCCGACGACCTGGTCGGCCTGCACTACGAGGCGCCCTTCACCATCGTCGCGCCCGACGAGGGGCAGGACTGGCGGGTCGTCGTCGCCGCCGACTTCGTGACGACCACCGACGGGTCCGGCATCGTCCACCTCGCCCCCGCCTTCGGCGCCGACGACATGGAGATCGGCCGCGCCAACGGCCTGCCGGTACTCAACCCGGTCGACCGTGAAGGCAGGTTCACCGTCGGGCCGTGGGCCGGCACGTTCGTCAAGGACGCGGATCCGGCCATCATCGAGGCGTTGACGGCATCGGGCCGGCTGCTGCGCGCGGCCCGCTACACCCACGCCTATCCGCACTGCTGGCGGTGCAAGCGCCCGCTGATCTACTACGCGAAGCCGTCGTGGTACATCCGCACCACCGCGGTGCGCGACCAGCTGCTCGCGAACAACGCCGGTATCGACTGGCATCCCGAGCACATCCGCGACGGCCGGTTCGGCAACTGGCTCGAGAACAACGTCGACTGGGCCCTCTCGCGCGACCGGTACTGGGGCACGCCGCTGCCGTTCTGGCGCTGCGACACGGGCCACGTGACCGTCGTCGGCTCCCGTGCGGAGCTGTCGCGCCTGACCGGCGAGGACCACAGCGAGCTCGACCCGCACCGGCCCTACGTCGACGAGGTGGTGCTCGACTGTGGCGAGTGCGGGGAGCCGGCGCAGCGGGTGCCCGACGTCGCCGACGCCTGGTTCGACTCGGGGGCGATGCCCTACGCGCAGTGGGGCTACCCGCACCAGGGCCAGGAGGAGTTCGCGCGCCACTTCCCCGCCGACTACATCTGCGAGGCGATCGACCAGACCCGCGGCTGGTTCTACACCCTGCTGGCGGAGTCGACGCTGCTGTTCGGCGAGAGCTCGTACCGCACCTGCGTCTGCCTCGGTCACATCGTGGACGAGGACGGCCGCAAGATGTCCAAGTCCCTGGGCAACATCCTCGACCCGTGGGAGCTGATCGGCAGCCACGGCGCCGACGCGATGCGCTGGCTGATGCTGGCCGAGGGCAATCCGTGGGTGTCCCGGCGGGTCGGGCCACAGCTGCTCGAGGACGTCGTACGGCGGTTCCTGCTGACGATCTGGAACACGCACGTCTTCTTCACCACCTACGCCACCATCGACGGCTTCGACGTGCATGCGCCGGCGCCGGCGGTCGGCGACCGCCCCGCGTCCGACCGATGGGTCCTGGCCGAGCTGGCCGACCTGACCTCGACGGTGGACCGGGCCCTGCAGCACTACGACGTGTCCACCGCGACCCGCCGGCTCGAGCGCTTCGTCGACGACCTGTCCAACTGGTACGTGCGCCGCAACCGGCGCCGGTTCTGGAAGGCCGCCGCCGACGATCCCGCGGACAAGGCGGCCGCCTACCACACCCTCCACACGTGTCTGACGACGCTGTCGCAGCTCTTGGCACCGTTCACGCCCTTCTTCGCCGAGCGGCTCTGGCTCGACCTCGTGGTGTCCCAGGACCCCGAGGCGCCGGTGTCGGTGCACCTGACCGACTTCCCGGTCGCGGACCCCGACTGGGTCGACGACGACCTGCGGGCGGCGATGGTCACGGCACGGCGCGTGGTCGAGCTCGGACGCCAGGCACGCACGACCTCGGCGGTGAAGGTCCGCCAGCCGCTGGCGCGGGCGTTGGTCACCGTGCCCGAGTCGGAACGGGCGGGACTCGCCAGCCTCGTCGCCGACGTCGCCGAGGAACTCAACGTCAGACAGGTCGAACTCGGCGACGGCACCGGCGACCTGGTCGAGCGGTCGCTCAAACCCAACTTCCGCGCCCTCGGTCCGGCCTTCGGCAAGCAGTCCCCCCTCGTCGGCAACGCCCTGCGCGACGCCGGTCCCGACGAGGCCGCCGACGTCGCGGCGAGCCTGGCACGCGAGGGACAGGCGCAGCTGGCCGTCGGGGACGGGACGGTCACGGTCACCACGGACATGGTCGAGGTGGTCGAGTCTCCACGGACCGGCTGGGCCGTCGCGTCCCAGGGCAGCACCTCGTTCGCGTTGGACACGGCACTCACCCGCGAACTCGAGGTCGAGGGTGCGGCGCGGGAACTGGTACGCGCGGTCAACGACCTCCGCAAGGGCGAAGGGCTCGCCCTCGACGACCGGATCGCACTGACGGTCGCGGTCTCCCCGCCAGACCTCGACGCCGAGTTGGCCGCCGCCGGCCTGTACGACCTCCTCGGGCGCGAGGTGTTGGCGACCCGGGTGGTCCGCGACGAGCCCGAACAGCCCCGGGAGGTCGACCTGGGTCCGGGCTCGGCACGGGTGGCGATCGAGGTCGCGACATGA
- a CDS encoding RluA family pseudouridine synthase, translating to MSRFVVPEDQDGQRLDVALAALLDVSRSRAAARVAAGEVRTDGRTLSKQQRVRAGQELVLTDEAAAVVPSPPPPVPPIRYEDDHLLVLAKPAGLVVHPGHGQPDGTLVDALLDAGVPLAAAAGQERPGIVHRLDRDTSGLLVVAKTDAAHAQLVRALQRREISRRYLAVVQGTPRARRGRIEAPLGRDPSDRTRFAVRDDGKPSVTRYVVLDQAVGNASGQAVSLLACALETGRTHQIRVHLSALGHPIVADGTYRGSAGLAERLGAERVALHAGRLAFAHPVTGADVAVVEPLPDDLVGTLTAAGLTLPAAWWQPLDGPEETTP from the coding sequence GTGAGCCGCTTCGTCGTCCCCGAGGACCAGGACGGCCAACGCCTGGACGTGGCGCTGGCGGCCCTGCTCGACGTCTCCCGCTCGCGGGCGGCCGCCCGCGTCGCCGCGGGGGAGGTGCGCACCGACGGGCGCACGCTCAGCAAGCAGCAGCGGGTGCGGGCCGGTCAGGAGCTGGTCCTGACCGACGAGGCGGCGGCGGTCGTGCCGTCCCCGCCACCGCCGGTGCCGCCCATCCGCTACGAGGACGACCACCTGCTCGTCCTGGCCAAGCCGGCCGGCCTGGTCGTGCATCCCGGCCACGGCCAGCCCGACGGCACGCTCGTCGACGCGCTGCTCGACGCCGGCGTGCCCCTGGCGGCGGCGGCCGGCCAGGAGCGGCCCGGGATCGTCCACCGCCTCGACCGGGACACCTCGGGACTGCTGGTGGTGGCCAAGACCGATGCCGCACACGCACAGCTGGTCCGGGCGCTGCAGCGGCGCGAGATCTCGCGCCGCTACCTCGCCGTCGTCCAGGGTACGCCGCGGGCCCGCCGCGGCCGCATCGAGGCGCCGTTGGGACGCGACCCCTCCGACCGGACCCGCTTCGCCGTGCGTGACGACGGCAAGCCCTCGGTCACGAGGTACGTGGTGCTCGACCAGGCCGTCGGAAACGCCTCGGGGCAGGCCGTCTCGTTGCTCGCCTGCGCACTCGAGACCGGCCGGACCCACCAGATCCGTGTGCACCTGTCCGCACTCGGGCACCCGATCGTCGCCGACGGCACCTATCGCGGGTCGGCCGGACTGGCCGAGCGGCTCGGGGCCGAGCGGGTCGCCCTCCATGCCGGCCGACTCGCGTTCGCCCACCCGGTGACCGGTGCCGACGTCGCCGTCGTCGAACCGTTGCCCGACGACCTGGTGGGGACCCTCACTGCCGCAGGGCTGACGCTGCCAGCGGCCTGGTGGCAGCCACTGGACGGGCCGGAGGAGACGACACCGTGA
- a CDS encoding DivIVA domain-containing protein — protein MALRPEDLANYQLRRATRGYARDQVDELLDQIADQIERTDRELDELRRRVRDAEARLAQALERESAVRRNAAVAEGAASRALEDAREQADELREACEREVRGQLDAAAERAAQIIEAAEAAARAELDAAREQRAAIEDRIDGLRALADRNRAVYEQHLLGQLDQLRVLDGTPGVALDFVPPVDPPLVLEAGGTSPTSLPPGHEHVSLPDGDGAGGDR, from the coding sequence ATGGCCCTGCGCCCCGAGGACCTGGCCAACTACCAGCTGAGACGCGCGACGCGCGGTTACGCACGGGACCAGGTCGACGAACTGCTCGACCAGATCGCGGACCAGATCGAGCGCACCGACCGCGAGCTCGACGAACTGCGGCGACGCGTGCGCGACGCCGAGGCCCGCCTCGCGCAGGCACTCGAGCGCGAGAGCGCGGTGCGTCGCAACGCCGCCGTCGCCGAGGGGGCCGCCTCGCGCGCGCTCGAGGACGCGCGCGAGCAGGCGGACGAACTGCGCGAGGCCTGCGAGCGCGAGGTCCGTGGCCAGCTCGACGCAGCTGCCGAGCGGGCGGCACAGATCATCGAGGCTGCCGAGGCTGCCGCCCGCGCCGAACTCGACGCGGCCCGGGAGCAGCGCGCCGCCATCGAGGACCGCATCGACGGATTGCGTGCCCTGGCCGATCGCAACCGCGCGGTCTACGAGCAGCACCTGCTGGGACAACTGGACCAGTTGCGGGTGCTCGACGGCACGCCGGGCGTCGCCCTGGACTTCGTGCCGCCGGTGGACCCACCGCTGGTGCTGGAGGCAGGCGGCACGTCGCCGACGAGCCTGCCACCGGGACACGAGCACGTGTCGCTTCCCGACGGTGACGGAGCCGGAGGTGACCGGTGA
- a CDS encoding signal peptidase II has protein sequence MTSSRPDADPAPRPASRLPVQLAVLIAAAVVVLDQATKELAETRLDPGEYAPLFGDAVGWQLVYNPGAAFGIPAPTWLFLIVTVLVAVIVARALPQTTSLLQASAYGLLLAGALGNAIDRLVRPNMVGETSGFFQGDVVDFVAWGTFPRFNVADSAITVGFVLLTAALWREERVARAELEAAASDEASVDRPGPP, from the coding sequence GTGACCAGCTCCCGACCCGACGCGGACCCTGCGCCGCGGCCGGCGTCGCGGCTTCCGGTCCAGTTGGCGGTCCTGATCGCGGCCGCCGTCGTCGTGCTCGACCAGGCGACGAAGGAACTGGCCGAGACGCGGCTCGACCCGGGCGAGTACGCCCCGCTGTTCGGTGACGCCGTCGGTTGGCAGCTGGTCTACAACCCCGGCGCGGCCTTCGGCATCCCTGCGCCGACGTGGCTGTTCCTGATCGTGACGGTGCTCGTCGCGGTGATCGTCGCACGGGCACTGCCGCAGACGACCTCGCTGTTGCAGGCGAGCGCCTACGGGCTGCTGCTCGCCGGGGCACTCGGTAACGCCATCGACCGGCTCGTGCGGCCCAACATGGTGGGCGAGACCAGCGGCTTCTTCCAGGGCGACGTCGTCGACTTCGTCGCCTGGGGCACCTTTCCGCGCTTCAACGTCGCCGATTCGGCCATCACCGTGGGCTTCGTGTTGTTGACCGCCGCGCTGTGGCGCGAGGAGCGGGTCGCCCGGGCCGAACTCGAGGCCGCGGCGTCCGACGAGGCGAGCGTCGACCGCCCCGGCCCACCGTGA
- the dnaE gene encoding DNA polymerase III subunit alpha has translation MWVASDVLDETGERAPVGSGSRDSFVHLHVHTEYSMLDGASRLGQLFDKVAGDEQPGVAITDHGVLFGLADFYRQGTARGVNPILGSELYQAIGSRRDQRLGGSDGRQRYFHLTTLAQNDAGYRSLVKLSTQAYLDGYWYKPRVDKELLARHSDGIIALSGCLGSEVNQALLKGDEAEARQVLSDFRDIYTAERFFVELQDHGIEEQKRTWPVLEKLAKELGLRTVITNDSHYTNAEDAEAHDVLLCIQTGSKISDVDRFRFSGDQFYVKTAREMREQYHQYRDALDATLDINEMCDARIEFDLDLLPKFPCPPGMDEAAFLAHKVWEGAKARYGDPVPDAVAQRIEYELGVINDMGFPAYFLIVADLCEYARSAGIRVGPGRGSAGGSVVAYCTDITRVDPIKYGLIFERFLNPARISMPDIDIDFDDRRRGEMIRYAASRYGDDHVAQVVTFGTIKAKSAIRDAARVLDEPFSVGDTLCKMMPPPVQGKEAPLAEAYEKSSELREARNDPTYRKVLETAEKLEGLKRQHGIHAAAVIIGASPLDEIVPLLKTDNGEIVTQYEMGAAEAIGLLKMDFLGIRNLTVISDAERHIKANRGIEVDLDDAELLGDMDDPTTYEMLSTGFTLGVFQLDSTGMQALVRKLRPTRFDDISALLALYRPGPLSMDMHIAYANRKNGQEAVTFDHPDLEPVLGDTYAIVVYQEQVMKIATDLAGFTMSDADGLRKAVGKKKRDLMESFKDQFITGGVANGYDRALMSNLWGLIEKFAEYGFNKSHTVAYGVISYQTAWLKAHYPVEYMAALLTSVKNHKDNKPLYLNECRRMGIDVLPPDINTSGSDFTPRGDEILFGLSAVRGVGEGIVEQIVRARAEKGVFADFADFCAKVDGSVLNKRTIENLILAGAFSSLGHTRKGLLAVYELMVDTAQKAKKDEAAGFLSLFGDDGGGDAVDLDDAPEIPGDEFDKSQLLKFEREMLGLYVSDHPLFGTERVIERHVDTSCAGLREKNDSDNVTVGGVLTGLTKKFTKKGDTYLVATLEDLTGNVEVVFWPNTYRAAHEVLVEDAVLVVTGRLEIRDEAIKLQANRVSAPDLSEALGSPVVVRFAAEQCTADAVRRLKDVLVHHQGAVPVHLQVRTPDGASRTYRLGDDLRVERRPGLFGEIKAAFGPDSVDDDAGDKTFGAEDDEPRWRRSREREPALT, from the coding sequence GTGTGGGTCGCGTCCGACGTGCTCGACGAGACCGGGGAGCGTGCACCCGTGGGTAGTGGCAGCCGCGACAGCTTCGTCCACCTGCACGTGCACACCGAGTACTCGATGCTGGACGGTGCCTCGCGGCTCGGCCAGCTGTTCGACAAGGTCGCCGGCGACGAGCAACCGGGGGTCGCGATCACCGACCACGGCGTGCTGTTCGGGCTGGCCGACTTCTACCGGCAGGGCACGGCCAGGGGCGTCAACCCGATCCTCGGCTCGGAGCTGTACCAGGCCATCGGTTCGCGTCGCGACCAGCGCCTGGGCGGGTCCGACGGCCGCCAGCGGTACTTCCACCTCACGACGCTGGCCCAGAACGACGCCGGCTACCGCAGCCTGGTCAAGCTGTCCACGCAGGCCTACCTCGACGGCTACTGGTACAAGCCGCGCGTCGACAAGGAACTGCTCGCCCGGCACAGCGACGGCATCATCGCGCTGTCGGGATGCCTCGGATCCGAGGTCAACCAGGCCCTGCTGAAGGGCGACGAGGCCGAGGCGAGGCAGGTCCTGAGCGATTTCAGGGACATCTACACCGCCGAGCGCTTCTTCGTCGAACTGCAGGACCACGGCATCGAGGAGCAGAAGCGGACCTGGCCGGTGCTCGAGAAGCTGGCCAAGGAGCTCGGGCTCCGCACCGTCATCACCAACGACTCGCACTACACCAACGCCGAGGATGCCGAGGCACACGACGTCCTGCTGTGCATCCAGACCGGCTCGAAGATCTCCGACGTCGACCGGTTCCGGTTCTCCGGCGACCAGTTCTACGTCAAGACCGCCCGCGAGATGCGCGAGCAGTACCACCAGTACCGCGACGCGCTCGACGCCACGCTCGACATCAACGAGATGTGCGACGCCAGGATCGAGTTCGACCTCGACCTGCTGCCGAAGTTCCCCTGCCCACCGGGGATGGACGAGGCGGCGTTCCTCGCCCACAAGGTGTGGGAGGGCGCCAAGGCCCGCTACGGCGACCCGGTGCCCGACGCCGTCGCCCAGCGCATCGAGTACGAGCTCGGCGTCATCAACGACATGGGCTTTCCGGCCTACTTCCTCATCGTCGCCGACCTGTGCGAGTACGCCCGCAGCGCGGGCATCCGCGTCGGCCCGGGCCGCGGCTCCGCCGGCGGGTCCGTGGTCGCCTACTGCACCGACATCACGCGGGTCGACCCGATCAAGTACGGCCTGATCTTCGAGCGGTTCCTCAACCCCGCCCGCATCTCGATGCCCGACATCGACATCGACTTCGACGACCGCCGTCGCGGCGAGATGATCCGCTACGCCGCGTCGCGCTACGGCGACGACCACGTCGCACAGGTGGTCACCTTCGGCACGATCAAGGCCAAGTCGGCCATCCGCGATGCCGCCCGGGTGCTCGACGAGCCCTTCAGCGTCGGCGACACGCTCTGCAAGATGATGCCGCCACCGGTGCAGGGCAAGGAGGCGCCGCTCGCCGAGGCGTACGAGAAGTCCTCCGAGCTGCGTGAGGCACGCAACGACCCGACCTACCGCAAGGTGCTCGAGACCGCCGAGAAGCTCGAGGGCCTCAAGCGCCAGCACGGCATCCACGCCGCCGCGGTCATCATCGGGGCGTCACCGCTCGACGAGATCGTGCCGCTGCTCAAGACCGACAACGGCGAAATCGTCACCCAGTACGAGATGGGCGCGGCCGAAGCCATCGGTCTGCTGAAGATGGACTTCCTCGGCATCCGCAACCTCACGGTCATCTCCGACGCCGAGCGGCACATCAAGGCCAACCGCGGCATCGAGGTCGACCTCGACGACGCCGAACTGCTCGGCGACATGGACGACCCCACGACCTACGAGATGCTCTCCACCGGGTTCACGCTCGGGGTGTTCCAGCTCGACTCGACCGGCATGCAGGCCCTGGTGCGGAAGCTGCGACCGACGCGGTTCGACGACATCTCGGCCCTGCTCGCGCTGTACCGGCCGGGTCCGCTGTCGATGGACATGCACATCGCCTACGCCAACCGCAAGAACGGTCAGGAAGCGGTCACCTTCGACCACCCCGACCTCGAACCGGTCCTCGGCGACACCTACGCGATCGTGGTCTACCAGGAACAGGTCATGAAGATCGCCACCGACCTGGCGGGCTTCACGATGTCGGACGCCGACGGTCTGCGCAAGGCGGTCGGCAAGAAGAAGCGCGACCTGATGGAGTCCTTCAAGGACCAGTTCATCACCGGTGGCGTCGCCAACGGCTACGACCGCGCGCTGATGTCCAACCTGTGGGGGCTGATCGAGAAGTTCGCCGAGTACGGGTTCAACAAGTCGCACACGGTCGCCTACGGCGTCATCAGCTACCAGACCGCCTGGCTCAAGGCCCACTACCCGGTCGAGTACATGGCGGCGCTGCTGACCAGCGTGAAGAACCACAAGGACAACAAGCCGCTGTACCTCAACGAGTGTCGGCGCATGGGCATCGACGTGCTCCCGCCCGACATCAACACCTCGGGCAGCGACTTCACCCCCCGTGGGGACGAGATCCTGTTCGGCCTGTCCGCCGTCCGCGGCGTCGGCGAGGGCATCGTCGAGCAGATCGTGCGCGCCCGCGCCGAGAAGGGGGTCTTCGCCGACTTCGCCGACTTCTGTGCCAAGGTCGACGGCAGCGTGCTGAACAAGCGCACGATCGAGAACCTGATCCTCGCGGGGGCCTTCTCGTCGCTCGGACACACGCGCAAGGGGTTGCTCGCGGTCTACGAGCTGATGGTCGACACGGCCCAGAAGGCGAAGAAGGACGAGGCCGCCGGGTTCCTGTCGCTGTTCGGTGACGACGGCGGCGGTGACGCGGTCGACCTCGACGACGCGCCCGAGATCCCCGGCGACGAGTTCGACAAGTCGCAGTTGCTCAAGTTCGAGCGCGAGATGCTGGGCCTGTACGTCTCGGACCATCCGCTGTTCGGCACCGAGCGGGTGATCGAACGCCACGTGGACACCAGCTGCGCCGGCCTGCGCGAGAAGAACGACTCCGACAACGTCACCGTCGGCGGCGTGCTCACCGGCCTGACCAAGAAGTTCACGAAGAAGGGCGACACCTACCTGGTCGCGACCCTCGAGGACCTCACCGGTAACGTCGAGGTCGTCTTCTGGCCGAACACCTACCGCGCCGCCCACGAGGTGCTGGTCGAGGACGCGGTGCTGGTCGTGACGGGGCGCCTCGAGATCCGCGACGAGGCCATCAAGCTGCAGGCCAACCGCGTGTCGGCCCCCGACCTGTCCGAGGCGCTCGGGTCGCCGGTCGTCGTGCGCTTCGCCGCCGAACAGTGCACCGCCGATGCCGTCCGCCGCCTCAAGGACGTCCTGGTGCACCACCAGGGCGCCGTCCCGGTGCACCTGCAGGTGCGCACGCCCGACGGCGCCAGCCGGACCTACCGACTCGGGGACGATCTCCGCGTCGAACGGCGCCCCGGGCTCTTCGGCGAGATCAAGGCCGCCTTCGGCCCCGACTCGGTCGACGACGACGCCGGCGACAAGACCTTCGGCGCCGAGGACGACGAGCCACGGTGGCGACGTTCACGGGAGCGGGAACCGGCCCTGACCTGA